In a genomic window of Cynocephalus volans isolate mCynVol1 chromosome 1, mCynVol1.pri, whole genome shotgun sequence:
- the LOC134386882 gene encoding olfactory receptor 5H2, with amino-acid sequence MERENATLLTEFVLTGLPYQPEWKIPLFLVFLVMYLITIMGNLGLIIVIWNDSHLHIPMYLFLGSLAFVDAWISSTVTPNMLVNFLAKSKIITLSECMIQFFFFAFGGTTECFLLATMAYDRYVAICKPLLYPVIMTNKLCIRLLVLSFVGGFLHALIHEVFMLRLTFCNSNIIHHFYCDIIPLFMISCTDPSINILMVFILSGSIQVFTIVTVLNSYAVALFTIFKKKSAKGIRKAFSTCGAHLLSVSLYYGPLLFMYVRPASPETDDQDMMDSLFYTVIIPLLNPIIYSLRNKQVIDSFTKMLKKNV; translated from the coding sequence ATGGAAAGGGAAAATGCAACACTGCTGACAGAGTTTGTTCTCACAGGACTTCCATATCAACCAGAGTGGAAAATCCCCTTGTTCCTGGTGTTCTTGGTGATGTATCTCATCACCATCATGGGGAACCTTGGTCTGATTATTGTCATCTGGAATGACTCTCACCTTCATATCCCTATGTACTTATTCCTTGGGAGTTTGGCCTTTGTGGATGCTTGGATATCATCCACAGTGACCCCAAATATGTTGGTAAACTTCCTAGCCAAGAGCAAGATAATAACTCTTTCCGAATGcatgatacaattttttttctttgcatttggtGGAACCACAGAATGTTTTCTCTTGGCAACAATGGCGTATGATCGCTATGTAGCCATATGCAAACCTTTACTCTATCCAGTGATTATGACCAATAAACTGTGCATTCGTCTGCTAGTCTTATCATTTGTAGGTGGTTTTCTTCATGCCTTAATTCATGAAGTTTTTATGTTGAGATTAACCTTCTGTAATTCCAACATAATACATCACTTTTACTGTGATATTATACCATTGTTTATGATTTCCTGTACCGACCcttctattaatattttaatggtttttattttgtctggTTCAATTCAGGTATTCACCATTGTGACAGTTCTTAACTCTTATGCAGTTGCTCTATTTACGATCTTCAAAAAGAAGTCTGCCAAAGGCATAaggaaagccttctccacctgtggagCCCATCTCTTATCTGTGTCTTTGTACTATGGTCCCCTTCTCTTCATGTATGTGCGCCCTGCATCTCCAGAAACAGATGATCAAGATATGATGGACTCTTTATTTTACACTGTCATAATTCCTTTGTTAAATCCCATTATCTACAGCCTGAGAAACAAACAAGTCATAGACTcttttacaaaaatgttaaagaaaaatgtttag